A stretch of Girardinichthys multiradiatus isolate DD_20200921_A chromosome 20, DD_fGirMul_XY1, whole genome shotgun sequence DNA encodes these proteins:
- the sp7 gene encoding transcription factor Sp7 isoform X1, translated as MAASVLEVGNVIEDARYGSSPLAMLTATCNKFGSTSPIRDSATPGKTGSSPVKKQYTMTSDLQIAKNGRASDGSGLTDSYTGSFTTAGGSGGLLSPTGSPPPSAGGYTSEYNPFSHSFQTSVSQDPSLLVSKTHATPADCLTSVYTSLDMTHPYGSWYKAGIHPGITAAPANATSSWWDVHPNSNWLSATQPQADGGLQASLQPVAPQASLSPQLPSYSSDFTPLNPAPYPSVGLGSSSHLLQPSQHMLPQDMYKPKPVSNTGLIENSMGLKPARGSGGYSGGATPSRSSCDCPNCQELERLGASAASLRKKPVHSCHIPGCGKVYGKASHLKAHLRWHTGERPFVCNWLFCGKRFTRSDELERHVRTHTREKKFTCLLCNKRFTRSDHLSKHQKTHADSTMQGKTVAVEGETDPRTEDTPELNSNAVPTSPVADQISNGDEKTTTPNGAENSSGLLEI; from the exons ATGGCCgcatctgttttggaggtaggGAATGTAATT GAAGACGCACGCTATGGCTCCAGTCCTCTGGCTATGTTAACTGCTACCTGTAACAAGTTCGGTAGCACCAGCCCCATCAGGGATTCAGCTACACCTGGCAAAACCGGCAGCTCTCCAGTAAAGAAGCAGTACACCATGACTTCTGACCTTCAGATCGCCAAGAATGGCCGAGCGTCGGACGGCAGTGGTCTGACGGACTCCTACACAGGCTCTTTCACCACGGCTGGAGGAAGCGGTGGGCTGCTGAGTCCCACTGGAAGCCCTCCACCTTCGGCTGGAGGTTACACTTCAGAGTACAACCCTTTCTCCCACTCCTTCCAGACCTCTGTGTCCCAGGACCCATCTCTTTTAGTGTCTAAGACCCATGCTACCCCTGCCGACTGTCTCACCAGTGTGTACACCTCTCTGGATATGACACACCCGTATGGCTCCTGGTATAAGGCTGGTATCCACCCCGGCATAACTGCTGCTCCAGCCAATGCCAcgtcctcctggtgggacgtgcacCCCAACTCCAACTGGCTGTCAGCGACACAGCCCCAAGCTGACGGGGGTCTCCAGGCATCACTTCAGCCTGTAGCCCCACAAGCATCCCTGAGCCCTCAGCTCCCAAGTTACAGCTCAGATTTTACACCACTCAACCCAGCCCCGTATCCCTCTGTGGGACTGGGCTCATCCTCACACCTCCTCCAACCATCCCAGCACATGTTGCCCCAGGACATGTACAAGCCCAAGCCTGTATCAAACACGGGGCTAATTGAGAATTCAATGGGCCTAAAGCCTGCAAGGGGATCTGGAGGCTACAGCGGAGGGGCTACACCCAGTAGGTCTTCATGTGACTGCCCCAACTGCCAGGAGCTAGAGAGGCTGGGAGCCTCTGCCGCCTCCCTGAGGAAAAAACCTGTGCACAGCTGCCACATCCCAGGCTGTGGGAAAGTCTACGGCAAGGCTTCCCACCTGAAAGCCCACCTGCGCTGGCACACCGGTGAGAGGCCTTTTGTGTGCAATTGGCTGTTCTGCGGGAAACGCTTCACCCGCTCAGATGAGCTGGAGAGGCACGTGCGCACCCACACACGAGAGAAGAAGTTCACCTGCTTGCTGTGCAACAAACGCTTCACCCGCAGCGACCACCTCTCAAAGCATCAGAAGACCCATGCAGATTCCACGATGCAGGGTAAAACTGTAGCTGTGGAAGGAGAAACGGACCCTCGGACTGAAGACACACCTGAGCTCAACTCCAATGCTGTGCCAACCAGTCCTGTTGCTGATCAAATCTCCAACGGAGATGAGAAGACCACCACACCCAATGGAGCAGAGAACAGCAGTGGATTGTTAGAGATCTGA
- the sp7 gene encoding transcription factor Sp7 isoform X2 has protein sequence MAASVLEEDARYGSSPLAMLTATCNKFGSTSPIRDSATPGKTGSSPVKKQYTMTSDLQIAKNGRASDGSGLTDSYTGSFTTAGGSGGLLSPTGSPPPSAGGYTSEYNPFSHSFQTSVSQDPSLLVSKTHATPADCLTSVYTSLDMTHPYGSWYKAGIHPGITAAPANATSSWWDVHPNSNWLSATQPQADGGLQASLQPVAPQASLSPQLPSYSSDFTPLNPAPYPSVGLGSSSHLLQPSQHMLPQDMYKPKPVSNTGLIENSMGLKPARGSGGYSGGATPSRSSCDCPNCQELERLGASAASLRKKPVHSCHIPGCGKVYGKASHLKAHLRWHTGERPFVCNWLFCGKRFTRSDELERHVRTHTREKKFTCLLCNKRFTRSDHLSKHQKTHADSTMQGKTVAVEGETDPRTEDTPELNSNAVPTSPVADQISNGDEKTTTPNGAENSSGLLEI, from the exons ATGGCCgcatctgttttggag GAAGACGCACGCTATGGCTCCAGTCCTCTGGCTATGTTAACTGCTACCTGTAACAAGTTCGGTAGCACCAGCCCCATCAGGGATTCAGCTACACCTGGCAAAACCGGCAGCTCTCCAGTAAAGAAGCAGTACACCATGACTTCTGACCTTCAGATCGCCAAGAATGGCCGAGCGTCGGACGGCAGTGGTCTGACGGACTCCTACACAGGCTCTTTCACCACGGCTGGAGGAAGCGGTGGGCTGCTGAGTCCCACTGGAAGCCCTCCACCTTCGGCTGGAGGTTACACTTCAGAGTACAACCCTTTCTCCCACTCCTTCCAGACCTCTGTGTCCCAGGACCCATCTCTTTTAGTGTCTAAGACCCATGCTACCCCTGCCGACTGTCTCACCAGTGTGTACACCTCTCTGGATATGACACACCCGTATGGCTCCTGGTATAAGGCTGGTATCCACCCCGGCATAACTGCTGCTCCAGCCAATGCCAcgtcctcctggtgggacgtgcacCCCAACTCCAACTGGCTGTCAGCGACACAGCCCCAAGCTGACGGGGGTCTCCAGGCATCACTTCAGCCTGTAGCCCCACAAGCATCCCTGAGCCCTCAGCTCCCAAGTTACAGCTCAGATTTTACACCACTCAACCCAGCCCCGTATCCCTCTGTGGGACTGGGCTCATCCTCACACCTCCTCCAACCATCCCAGCACATGTTGCCCCAGGACATGTACAAGCCCAAGCCTGTATCAAACACGGGGCTAATTGAGAATTCAATGGGCCTAAAGCCTGCAAGGGGATCTGGAGGCTACAGCGGAGGGGCTACACCCAGTAGGTCTTCATGTGACTGCCCCAACTGCCAGGAGCTAGAGAGGCTGGGAGCCTCTGCCGCCTCCCTGAGGAAAAAACCTGTGCACAGCTGCCACATCCCAGGCTGTGGGAAAGTCTACGGCAAGGCTTCCCACCTGAAAGCCCACCTGCGCTGGCACACCGGTGAGAGGCCTTTTGTGTGCAATTGGCTGTTCTGCGGGAAACGCTTCACCCGCTCAGATGAGCTGGAGAGGCACGTGCGCACCCACACACGAGAGAAGAAGTTCACCTGCTTGCTGTGCAACAAACGCTTCACCCGCAGCGACCACCTCTCAAAGCATCAGAAGACCCATGCAGATTCCACGATGCAGGGTAAAACTGTAGCTGTGGAAGGAGAAACGGACCCTCGGACTGAAGACACACCTGAGCTCAACTCCAATGCTGTGCCAACCAGTCCTGTTGCTGATCAAATCTCCAACGGAGATGAGAAGACCACCACACCCAATGGAGCAGAGAACAGCAGTGGATTGTTAGAGATCTGA